A single window of Salminus brasiliensis chromosome 18, fSalBra1.hap2, whole genome shotgun sequence DNA harbors:
- the nhp2 gene encoding H/ACA ribonucleoprotein complex subunit 2-like protein has translation MTKIKKEKSATEEVEAGGTEKSYQDLIANINPIANPLASRKLSKKLYKCVKKAAKLKQIRRGVKEVQKFINKGETGIVVLAGDTLPIDVYCHFPVMCEDRNLPYAYIPSKVDLGSSAGSKRPTCVIMIKPHDEYKEAYDECLEEVSALPKPL, from the exons atgacgaagataaagaaagagaagagcGCTACGGAGGAGGTAGAAGCTGGAGGTACGGAGAAATCCTACCAGGATCTAATAGCCAACATAAACCCCATCGCTAACCCTTTAGCATCGCGAAAGTTGAGCAAAAAGCTGTACAAATGCGTCAAAAAAG CGGCCAAGCTAAAACAGATTCGCCGAGGCGTCAAAGAAGTGCAGAAGTTCATAAACAAAGGAGAGACTGG GATTGTGGTACTCGCCGGAGATACACTTCCAATCGATGTATACTGTCATTTTCCAGTCATGTGCGAGGACAGAAACCTACCCTACGCGTACATTCCCTCAAAAGTG GATTTGGGTTCCTCAGCTGGTTCAAAGCGGCCCACATGTGTGATCATGATCAAACCCCACGATGAATACAAGGAGGCTTATGATGAGTGTCTGGAGGAAGTCTCTGCACTCCCTAAACCCCTCTGA
- the grpel2 gene encoding grpE protein homolog 2, mitochondrial, protein MAVRFLSLRGKNSVDIGRLPLKLYNVSSNIGFFSTVAQRGNDCHSDDGDDDDRSHTVTHVRMLEMRTNKLEEQVQDLTERYKRALADSDNVRRRTQKFVEDAKLFGIQSFCRDLVEVADLLEQTTGSMETMSLTQNLAQIQGRLQEVFTKHGLEKMTPMGSTYDPYQHEIVCHTPADGVEPGTIAVVKQDGYKLHGRTIRHAHVGIAVKTQES, encoded by the exons ATGGCCGTACGCTTTCTGTCTTTGCGTGGGAAAAATTCAGTCGACATAGGCAGGTTACCACTGAAGCTGTACAACGTAAG CTCCAATATTGGCTTCTTCAGTACTGTAGCGCAGAGAGGAAACGACTGTCATAGTGATGATGGCGACGATGATGATCGAAGTCACACTGTTACacatgtcaggatgttggagatGAGGACCAACAAACTGGAGGAGCAGGTCCAAGATCTTACA GAAAGGTACAAAAGAGCTCTAGCTGACTCAGACAATGTTCGGAGAAGAACTCAGAAGTTTGTGGAAGATGCCAAGCTCTTTG GAATTCAAAGTTTCTGTCGTGACCTAGTTGAGGTGGCCGACTTGCTGGAGCAAACTACAGGGAGCATGGAGACGATGAGCCTGACTCAGAACCTGGCACAAATCCAGGGAAGGCTGCAAGAAGTTTTCACCAAACATGGACTGGAGAAGATGACTCCCATGGGGTCCACGTATGACCCCTACCAGCATGAGATAGTGTGCCACACTCCAGCAGACGGAGTGGAGCCCGGCACTATAGCCGTGGTAAAGCAAGATGGTTACAAACTTCATGGGCGCACTATTCGCCATGCGCATGTGGGCATCGCTGTAAAGACACAGGAATCTTGA